In Parabacteroides timonensis, the genomic stretch GTAACATCTCACTCATTACACCGAACGGAATACCGGAGAAAGTTACGAACCATTCATCCGGATGCATTTCGTTGTACTTGAAGCTCTCACCAAACCACAACCGGTCTACATATGGGAAAAAGCCTGTATACTGATTTGCGGGGCCAACGGAATACCATGTATTGGAATGTAAATCTATCAAAGCCCCCGGATGATATTGATTCATTATCTTCCGCATACGCTTCATCACCGGACGGTCGAATGAAACGTCATCCATATAAATTCCATCCAGATCATAGTTCTCAAACATCCAACGCAACCCCTCCAGATAATAGTTGATCCAACGGGAAAAACCATTCAATACCAAAGCTGCATCCGAAGTCTCATTAGGCATTTCCGAATACCAGGCTGCCCGATAATCATCAATCAAATGTTCACAGTGCCAAGGTAAACCATATCCCGGACCAGAAACAAATATCTCATGTTTCAAACTTTTCAGAGCATAGATCTCCTGTACATAATTCGTCAATTCACGAATGGTATAATATAACTTGACCTTTCGTCCGAACTCATGCTCGTGTTTGATAAATCCAATCAACGAATCCCGTACGATAAACGGATAATTAATAACCGGATTCAAAGGTTTTGCATGATGAATATTAATGATATTCGCACCCTCCTCGGCCGCTTTATCGAATCCGGTATGTTCCGCATGATAATAGCGTTCAGAAAAATGCTTCGCAGGCTCCAATGGTTTAAGCGGTGTAATCAATAAAGCAAATTCGTAACTCCGAGGTTGTACCGACAAAGTATCGACACCTGTACTTGCCACAACCTTAGCGCTTTGTCCTTTAGCTCCTGATATCTGAACAGTACCTTTTCCATGATTCGACCAGGCTCTGGGTGCTGCCGGTTTGTAGTCATTCAACAGAGGACCATGATAACTTCCCCCTCTATACTCTACGTGTAAACCTGCTTTCGCATTTCCCATCCAATAGCTATCCCATGGACCTTCCCAATTCCATTGATAGGATACTGGCCGGAAGCCTCCGCCAAAACCTGTACCCATAAAATACTCCGAAGCATAAGGTGTATAGTCGGTTTCCAAACGTATATCCTTCACGACCATATCTTGTTCTGCAGAAACTTGTAAATCATAATGGACATATCCGTCATACTCCATAGAAGCATGGTTCGTAAAATGGATACCATCTTTAGAATAAGAGGACATCCAGGAAACCAGGCCATTTGCATCTTTCTTCAAAACAGCGTCCGTCGCATCAAAAGAAACAGATCCTTTATTTGTAACGATAACGAAACGGAATGGCTTTGCCAAAACCTGTTCGCCATTGATTTGGATAGAAGCAGGCAAGCCGTTAGATGCTATCTGTAACGTTTTATCTGTGGCCTGAATTCTGTCGCCATCGACCTTCATTGCCTGATAAGGAGTAACCGGTTCGTTATCTTCACCGATCCTGGAATTCAGCCATCTCAACCTGGCATGTCTCCAAAGATCACCATCTCCTTTATCTGCCAGGATCTCTCCCGTAACAGTTATCTCAACCGGAATTACTTTTGAAGCAACCCCTTTAGCTGAAAAATCGACAGTTCCACGATAAACCCCGGCTTTTGCATCTTCAGGAATCTGAACTCCACACCAAAGAGCCTGAATATCTCCCTTTGGCACATGAATATTAAAAGTGATCGGTTTCCCATCCCAGTTAATGCCTTCCTGGTTAAAACAAGTAATCTCTTCTTTAGCAATCATGGCAGAACCATTTGTCAAATCGCTGAATGAAAGCCTGACGTCATTCAATTCTTCACGAGCTGCCCAAACTCCAATCTGCCAAACATAATATTCATTTCGTAAAGCAACACCAGCAAATGATCCGGCAGGTCCGTTTTTCACCCAACGAACAGGTAGCTGGTGAGGTAAACGAATCGGAAAAGCCCTATCTTCGGGGAACAGGATCGGAGTTTCCGGATGCTGTTTCAATAAACTATTCGTTTCAGCGACCGTTGCAATAATTCCCATTGGAGTAAATGCATCGAATTTAGAACGACTTTCAAAACGAAGTACCTCTGCTTCAGGCAGATCTCCCGATAATGCGGACTTCCATGCATTATCCGCTTCATAAACCGGAGGCAGATAGTCATTCCAAGGTTTACCATAACGGGCATCTCCCCATCCTTTTCTATATTTATAAGGCAAATAATAAATATAATAAAGTCCTTTTCCCGATACAGGCTCGAAAGTAACCGTACCAGACTCCGAAGAAAAGTCCGACACTTCTACATTCTTGATCTCCTGACCGGTCTGCGCATCAACAACTACAATCTTTTTGGTTTCAGGACGTAAATCCGGGCGACGCCATGGTAATACAGCCTTAACCGCTGTATTACCATTTATATCGGAAACCTGCACTACTGCTCTGTGATTACCTTGCATATCAGCTCTCCACATAGTATCCGCCACCGTGAAAGGTATTCCATCCGGGGCAAACGGAAGATACTGACTATCGCCATTCAGAGTTTCCGTTTTTGGGGAACAAGACAACAAACATAAGAACAGTCCTGCATATCCTATATATTTTTTCATCGATTCATCATTGATTACAAATTAATAACCTGGATTCTGATCATCCTTCAATAATGGATTCACATCTATAGCAGTAGTAGGTATCGGCATCAACATCAAACGATCATCCCATTTCTTGTTAATTACCACATAACCGTTCGGAGCAGTTGACGGACCATTCAGGTACTTATTGCAATATTCACTTCCATAGCGCCTTACATCATCATAACGATGACCTTCTACAGCCAACTCGACACGTCTTTCGTTACGTAAAAAATCGATTGCTTCCTGTGTACCCAGAGAAACCGGAACATCCGGCATACCGCAACGATCACGCAGCTGATTCAAAGCGGAACGAACCTGATCATCATAACCGGCTGTCATTAAATGAGCTTCGGCAAATGTCAGCAAAACTTCGGCATAACGGATAGTCGGATAATCTTCGGCTGCACCATAAGGACTGGCAACATAAGGATTCCAGGACACCATCTTACGATAGCTGAATCCGGTCCACGATTCATTACCATTCTTGTTGATCACATCCGGGTCCCATTTGTAATAAAATTCACCAACAGCTGTTTCATGCCATCCCTTAAACGGAAACATCAACGTCACATACAAACGACTGTCACGATTCTTGAACTCTTTCATATAATCATAGGTCATCAGATTGGAACTGGTAGCAAAAGCCTTATAATCGCCTGCACTTAAATTTTTCGCATAGTTCCATATCTTATCATAATTAGCCTTACGAGTATCTACCGAAATCTTCTCCGGAAGAGTCTTTCCATCTATATTCCAGTAAGCATCTACCAAATCCTGCATCGGTTCAAAAGATGAATAACCATTCTGAATAGACATCGACAATGGAATAAAATAAGTATAACGATATTGATCGTAAGCATACGGATCTTCCATATATTCATGAGTCAACACATATTCCGGATTAGCCGGTGTTGCATTCGCTCCTTGCCAAAGGGCCTCATAGCTAAACATACCTTTCACATATTTATCCTTATCAATGCCCAATCCGGCAAAATCTATATACAAATCCATTTCTTTAGCCTCCTGTTCCTGGGCAGCACTTAATGACGTCAGCTTAAATAATGAATATTTACCACTATCCATTACTGCTTTAGCCGATTTTTCTGCTTCTGCATAATTGCCAAAATATAAGGCGGCACGAGCACGTAGAGATAAAGCGGCATAGCGTGTCACACGGCCTGCTTCATTCATGAAACCACCACTATAACTCTCCGGCAATATTGCTGCAGCTTCAGCCAGTTCCGTCAGGATGAAATCACGAACTTCTTCCACAGAATTACGGGCAACAGTCGGTGCATCATAAGGAAGTTCGTCTGTAACAATAGCGACTTTACCAAAATACTGGGTCAGATTCAGATAAGCAAAAGCTCTGAAAAAACGAGCTTCAGCCTTTGTCCTTTCTTTAAGTTCTTCACTCATATCACAACCATCAACACGAGCTATATATGAGTTGGCTGTCCGGATTGCATTAAATTTATAATCCCCATAAGTGGCAGCAGTATTGATACCGTTTTGCTGAACCATCTCCATATTACCTTCCCAAGGCTTATGGCTGTGTGCATTATCCGTACACATTTCATCCCAGATATCCAGTCCCGGCATGGATTGATAACAGCCGTTCAAAGCATACCAGGCATCCTTTTCCGTCTGCCAGAAATTTTCAGCAGAAATCTCTGCCGGTGGAACCACCTCCATATCGCAAGAGATTAAAACACCTGTCAATGCGCAAAATAGAACTAAACTTTTTATATGTAATTTCATAAACAATTCTCCTTCAATTAAAATGATACATTCACACCAAACGCTAAAGATTTACTACCCAAAGCACGGACAGTACTGCTAGTTGCTTCCGGATCAAAATCCTTCATTTTCTTGTCTGCACGAATAGTGAATAAATTCTCACCGGTCAGATATACCTTCAATGAAGAGATTCCTAAACGGGACACTACATTCTTCGGAACATTATAACCCAAAGTCATTGTCTTGAAACGGAAATAGTCAGCATCAAACAAGTGATAATCATTAAATGCCCTGTTATAAGTAGTATGCGGGCTACTTGCCGTATAAATTCTCGGATAAATGGCATGAGGGTTGGGATTCGCTTCAGTCCATCTGCCCATATGATATCTTCTTGGATTATCCTGACCGTGGAAGAACGGATGTACCTGATAAACTTCAAAGGCCACATCTGCACCACTGATTCCTTGTCCGAAGATCGAGAATTCAAAGTTTTTATAATTTACCGAAAGGTTGATTCCATAAGTAAAATCAGGTACTTCGCAACCAATAATCGTACGGTCATTATCCGTAATTTCTTCACCCCAATCCAACTTACGTTGAGGAATAAACTTAGTATCACCGGCATTTGGAGTGACCCCGCCATAAGTATAATAATGTCCGGCATCGATCTCTTCCTGTGTATATAAACCATCGCTCTTAAAACCGTAGAAAGAACCGATAGATTCACCTTCACGCAAAATATATTTAGCCACGCCATGACCATTTTCCAGATTTTTGATAATATCGTTCGAAGAAGATAAATCAGTTATCTCATTATTGTTTGTTGCAATGTTTGCACTGATCATATAAGAGACATCTCCTATCGTATTACGGTGTGCCAATGCAAATTCAAACCCACGATTACGTACTTTCGCCACATTTTGTGAAGGAGCATTTGTGATGCCTGTCTCCAAAGGCACATTGTAGGCCAGCAGAATATTACTGGTATTTTTGATATAATAGTCAGCTGTACCACTCAATTTACCATTCCACAAATCAAAGTCCACGCCTATATCGGTCAAAGCCACCTTTTCCCAACTCAATGAAGGATTAGCCGGCTTCGTTTCCTCAATCACTTTGGCAGGTGAGTCGCCAAAAGAGTAATAAGCATCTACACCTGAAACTTTACGGCTTCCATAGTTCTGAAAATAATCGTAATTACCTACATTATTAATATTGCCCAACGTTCCATAAGATGCTCTGAGTTTCAAATTATCAATAATGTTACGTGTACTTTCCATAAAAGATTCTTCGCTGATTCTCCAGCCTGCTGAAAATGAAGGGAAATATCCCCAGCGATTATCTGCATGGAAACGGGAAGAAGCATCTGCTCTAAAATTTGCTTCAAGCATATACCGTTCCATTAAGGTATAATTAATACGACCGAAATAAGAAAACATCTTATACTCTTGCATACTGGAACCATTCTTATATAATGAACCGGATGTTGCTCCTGCCGACAGATCATCAAATGAATCAGCCGGGAAGTCCTGGCGGGAAGCCATCAGTGTTTCTTCCTGATAATGTTCATAAGATACACCGGCCAAAGCTGAAAGTGAGTGGATATCTTTCGTCCAATTATAACTGGCCGTTCCTGTATAAGTCAGAAAATTATGTTTTTTCCAGTTTACTTCCATCGAGTTAACCGTATTCCCCGTACCACCGATTACCGTACCTGGGTTCAAGAAACTGGGTACATCGTCTTTTAAGCTAGTGTATGCCTTGTTTTTGTATTCATACGATTTATAGGTACCCTGGCCTGTGATAACCAGACCTTTTATCGGCTTTAAATCGAATGCCAGTTCATACATTGAGTTTTCAATTGTATTTTTAGTCCAATCATTCGTACTATAAGCACGCAATGGGTTACCACCGGCAAACGTTCCACTGGCTTCATGACCCGACTCAACAGATCCCCATTCGCCATTGGACTGACGGGCAACGAAGGTACTCGGAACGATCAGCATATTATCAAACGAAGGTGTTCCTCCGTCAATATCTTTATTACGCTGGATATACTTCACACTTCCGCGAAATGTCAACCAATCAGTTACATCCGATGATACATTCAAATTCAGATTATACCGTCGGGTATCCCGATTCCGGATATTCTCCGTATCATAGACATAACCCAATCCTGCAAAATAACGTAACTTCTTAGTTCCTCCCGAAAAGTTCAAAGAATGTTTGGTAGTAACGGTCCAATCATCGAATACCAGGTCCACCCAATTCGTATTCGGATACAGATCAGGCTCGGTTCCTTTTCTGAACAACTCGATATCACTAGCCGAATACCCCTGATTTTTCCCTGCAGAAGGATTCGTATTATACAATGCCTCATTATATAATTCGGCATATTCCCATGAGTTGACAAGATCTTGTGTATAGCTCGGTGCTTTCATCCCTACCATACCACTGTAAGAAACTTCCATTCGCCCGTCCTTGCCTTGCTTTGTTGTAACTAAGACAACACCATAGGCGGCACGTGAACCATAGATCGCTGAAGATGCAGCATCCTTCAGGAAAGAAATATTTTCAATACTGTTCGGATCCAGATTAGAAAAGAATGTTGCATCGGCAATAGCTCCATCGATTACATAAAGAGGTTCGGAAGTACCCAAATTACCCCGACCACGAAAGTTGATAGAAACGTCTTTTCCCGGACGGGAAATAATAGTTACACCCGGAACCGTTCCTTGAATAGAACTTAATACATCTGTCTGTACGCGATCTTTGATATCTTCCGAACTGACAGAAGCAACAGAACCTGTCAGGTTTACTTTCTTTTGTGTACCATAACCAACTACGACAATTTCATCAAGTGCCTTAAAATCTTCAGTCAAAGTTACGTTTATGACTGTTCTTCCGGCGACATTAATCTCTTGGGTATTATAACCTATATAAGAAATAACTAATCTGGCATTTGTTGGAACAGTTAATGTGAACTGACCATCCATGTTAGTTACAGTCCCATTGGTTGCAGACTTCTCCAGGACATTTGCTCCAACGATCGGTTCCCCATTCGAATCTTTTACAACCCCCGAGATAGTAATACCCTTTTGCTGATTGATATTTTCCAAAGCAGGAACAGCTTCATCAGCTTTATATAAAACAATATGTTTATCGCTAATCTGATATTTTATACCTTCTTTTTCAAAAAGCTGGTTCAATACTTCTGTAACGGTTTTGTCTTCCACCGTTATAGATACTTTACGTTGTGTATTAATCTGATTAACATTATAAGTAAAATAGAATGCACTTTTCTGTTCAATAATTGAAAGGACATCCTGCACCGAAGAGTTCTCTACATTCAGAGAAAATTTTACCGACTGCGAATAAGTCACACTTGCAGTAATTTGCATTGTACCCAATAGTAAGAACAACAAGATACATCTCATAATAAACAAAGTTTTTCGGAGCCATGGCGACTTCTTATTATCGCATGACATGCTTTTCATAATAAATTTCATACATTTGTAAATGATTAGTTAGTAATAAATTTAGGTTGTCTCTAATGCGTTACTTGCTTAATCCGAACCGGGGATGTTTGCGGCATCTTCGGTTCTTCATTTCTTATAACATCTAAGTTTTCTTCATAAGCATCCTCATTTTAAAGGTTTATAAATTTGTATCTGATCCCCCTGAATTTTATAATCCAGTTTGCGGGTATCTTTCAATAATGTCAATACCTGATTTATTTTAGCCGTTTCTTTAAAACGGCAGGTAAACAATTCGGTATTGAGTTCCGGGTCTTTCACTGTGATATGAACATTGAAACGACGCTCCAAATCAGTCACAATATCAATTAACTGTTCATTCACATAAGCTGCTTCACCGACCGTCCACGACCTGACTAAAGACGTATTGACCGACTTATTAACAGCCAAGCCATTTTCTCTTGAATAAGTAACCTGCTCATTAGGTCTTAAAGTGACTTTATGTTCATTATCATTTGTAGCGACTTCTACTTTTCCCTCAGCCAACGTTATTGCAGAAGGCTCTTCATTGTATACTTTCACATTAAACTTAGTACCCAATACTTTTACCTGAAGTAAATCAGCATGTACAACAAATGGGACTTTTTCATTATGCGCAACCTCAAAAAAACCTTCACCTTCAAGTTCAACATCGCGGTTCTTAGAAGAAAATCGGGCAGGATAAGTAAATTTACTATGAGAATTCAGCCAGACTTTCGTACCGTCGGATAAAGTCAAAGAAACTCTTTGACCATTAGGTACTTCAACCATATTCATAGAAGATGGTTCTTCCTTCAATAAAAAATACAGATTAGTACTTAGTAATCCAATCAATAGAATTGCAGCAGCATATTTCATCCAAAATAGATAAGGACGTTTTCGGACTGTCTCCATTCTTATATCCTTTTCTTGTAATCCGGACATAAAACGAGCATAGGCCATTTCAATCTCTTGTTTGTCAGAAAAACGCAACTGGTCTTTCAGGCTCCAGATACGTTCCATCTCAAACAACCAATCGGCATTAGCCTGATTGGCAGCAATCCATCTATCGACTTCTTCTATTTCCTCCGGTGTGCAACGGTGGGTTAAAAATCGTATTAATATTTCCTCATTCATACATCTTCCTTATCGTTTATATAAAGAAGACAACTGAGGCATTCAAAACTACGTAGTCAAAAATGAAAAAAGTTCAACTTAATTTATAATCCGGAAAAAAACGAAATAAAGTATCAGCAAATCTTTTAGATCTTCCCGTAGAAAAAGCACTGCAGTCCGGATATGACTCGCAACTGTGCGTACTGATATTTTGAGTTTATCAGCAATTTCTTTGTGTGGCATATCCTCATAGTAACACAAACGGAATACTTCCGCTGCTTTTGGGGGTAATTTTTTTACAGAAGCCTCGATCTGTTCTCGGAGATCCCAATTAATTATTTGTTTCAAAACATCATTAGAATCAGTCCGGTCATTCAGGAAAGCAATACGGGCTTCCGCTATTCGTATTTTAGCAGTATATTCTTCTATAACCATTTGATGCTTCAGATAATTCAAGCACCGGTTTTGAAGGACTTTGAAAAGATAAGATTGCACATTGTCTACATCTATTTGTTGTTTTTGTTCCCAGTAGAATACAAAAATATCCTGTACCAAATCTCTAGCGGCCTGATCATCTACAAAACGACAAGCCAACGACATGAGCTTCGGATAAAAGTGAACAAAAAATCTTTTAAAAGCTTCCTGATCTCCTTCTTTTATTCTATGTACATCAATAGGCCCCAAGCTATGAATTTCTTAATTGCACAATAATCCTCATCAGTTATAATACGAAGTTCTTGAGGAACTAATGTCTTTCTTTAATGACAAATATAAACTATTTATATTATAAATGGTTAATTTGAGCGTTTGAATCCGATGATTTCATTATAAATAGAGAAAGAGTCTTTAAAAAAGAATATATATGAGGGAATAACACATTTTACACATACGATTGATTTCCAGATATTTATTATTCAATAACCACCATAGTTCCTCAAGAACTCGATTCTTTCATTTAAAACAAGGCTCAAAACGGAAAATATCAATTCTTTTGTTATAGCTAAAAATATGCAGTAAAAGAAGAATTGTTTATAAAAGAAAAGGTCTGAAATATACATTTCAGACCTTTTCTTTTTTCTGTTGTCTCACGAGGATTCGAACCTCGACAGACAGAACCAAAAACTGTAGTGCTACCATTACACCATGAGACAATCCGGCGCTTTATCTAAAGCGATGCAAAGGTAAGAATAAATTCTTACCCTGCAAGCGTTTTTTCTATTTTTTCTTCCTTATAGGAATATAGCTATCGCCATTCCAATCTCCAGCATCTTACATTAATTTGTATTCGAACACTTTTGCGTTTGATATATATCAAACGAATAAAACACATATATGCTTCTTTCATTTGATATTTGTGTTCCTTTCGTTTAATATTGCTGGAACGATTATTTGTTCAGTATTATTTTGCAATCAGCAAGTAATAATTCTTTTTACCTCTCTGAACCAACAGGTATTTTTCATCCAACAGAGATGAACAATCGATAACAGCTTCTGCATCTGCAAGTTTTTCCTTATTTAGGCTTATACCCCCACTCTGTACCAGTTTACGCATTTCCCCTTTTGAAGCGAAAACAGCAGCCTTTTCCGTTAATAGATCAATGGCTTTAACACCGGCACTCAATTCATCACGGTTGATCTCAAACTGGGGCACACCATCAAATACAGCTAATAAAGTATCTTCATCCAGCTTCTTCAATGCTTCAGAAGTAGAGTTACCAAACAAGATATTAGAAGCTTCCACTGCTGCTTCATAATCTTCCAAAGAGTGAACCATCACCGTGATCTCTTTCGCCAA encodes the following:
- a CDS encoding glycoside hydrolase domain-containing protein; translation: MKKYIGYAGLFLCLLSCSPKTETLNGDSQYLPFAPDGIPFTVADTMWRADMQGNHRAVVQVSDINGNTAVKAVLPWRRPDLRPETKKIVVVDAQTGQEIKNVEVSDFSSESGTVTFEPVSGKGLYYIYYLPYKYRKGWGDARYGKPWNDYLPPVYEADNAWKSALSGDLPEAEVLRFESRSKFDAFTPMGIIATVAETNSLLKQHPETPILFPEDRAFPIRLPHQLPVRWVKNGPAGSFAGVALRNEYYVWQIGVWAAREELNDVRLSFSDLTNGSAMIAKEEITCFNQEGINWDGKPITFNIHVPKGDIQALWCGVQIPEDAKAGVYRGTVDFSAKGVASKVIPVEITVTGEILADKGDGDLWRHARLRWLNSRIGEDNEPVTPYQAMKVDGDRIQATDKTLQIASNGLPASIQINGEQVLAKPFRFVIVTNKGSVSFDATDAVLKKDANGLVSWMSSYSKDGIHFTNHASMEYDGYVHYDLQVSAEQDMVVKDIRLETDYTPYASEYFMGTGFGGGFRPVSYQWNWEGPWDSYWMGNAKAGLHVEYRGGSYHGPLLNDYKPAAPRAWSNHGKGTVQISGAKGQSAKVVASTGVDTLSVQPRSYEFALLITPLKPLEPAKHFSERYYHAEHTGFDKAAEEGANIINIHHAKPLNPVINYPFIVRDSLIGFIKHEHEFGRKVKLYYTIRELTNYVQEIYALKSLKHEIFVSGPGYGLPWHCEHLIDDYRAAWYSEMPNETSDAALVLNGFSRWINYYLEGLRWMFENYDLDGIYMDDVSFDRPVMKRMRKIMNQYHPGALIDLHSNTWYSVGPANQYTGFFPYVDRLWFGESFKYNEMHPDEWFVTFSGIPFGVMSEMLQDGGNRFLGMVYGTTARHSYGKYSPTPVWDLWKSFGIEDAKMLGYWDEACPVRTSDPEVKATAYVKSDKVLISIGNFSNQEKSIYLTFDWKALGIDEATVSLEAPFVKDFQQASTFKLNDRILVKSKEGWLLVLSKRQ
- a CDS encoding TonB-dependent receptor, giving the protein MRCILLFLLLGTMQITASVTYSQSVKFSLNVENSSVQDVLSIIEQKSAFYFTYNVNQINTQRKVSITVEDKTVTEVLNQLFEKEGIKYQISDKHIVLYKADEAVPALENINQQKGITISGVVKDSNGEPIVGANVLEKSATNGTVTNMDGQFTLTVPTNARLVISYIGYNTQEINVAGRTVINVTLTEDFKALDEIVVVGYGTQKKVNLTGSVASVSSEDIKDRVQTDVLSSIQGTVPGVTIISRPGKDVSINFRGRGNLGTSEPLYVIDGAIADATFFSNLDPNSIENISFLKDAASSAIYGSRAAYGVVLVTTKQGKDGRMEVSYSGMVGMKAPSYTQDLVNSWEYAELYNEALYNTNPSAGKNQGYSASDIELFRKGTEPDLYPNTNWVDLVFDDWTVTTKHSLNFSGGTKKLRYFAGLGYVYDTENIRNRDTRRYNLNLNVSSDVTDWLTFRGSVKYIQRNKDIDGGTPSFDNMLIVPSTFVARQSNGEWGSVESGHEASGTFAGGNPLRAYSTNDWTKNTIENSMYELAFDLKPIKGLVITGQGTYKSYEYKNKAYTSLKDDVPSFLNPGTVIGGTGNTVNSMEVNWKKHNFLTYTGTASYNWTKDIHSLSALAGVSYEHYQEETLMASRQDFPADSFDDLSAGATSGSLYKNGSSMQEYKMFSYFGRINYTLMERYMLEANFRADASSRFHADNRWGYFPSFSAGWRISEESFMESTRNIIDNLKLRASYGTLGNINNVGNYDYFQNYGSRKVSGVDAYYSFGDSPAKVIEETKPANPSLSWEKVALTDIGVDFDLWNGKLSGTADYYIKNTSNILLAYNVPLETGITNAPSQNVAKVRNRGFEFALAHRNTIGDVSYMISANIATNNNEITDLSSSNDIIKNLENGHGVAKYILREGESIGSFYGFKSDGLYTQEEIDAGHYYTYGGVTPNAGDTKFIPQRKLDWGEEITDNDRTIIGCEVPDFTYGINLSVNYKNFEFSIFGQGISGADVAFEVYQVHPFFHGQDNPRRYHMGRWTEANPNPHAIYPRIYTASSPHTTYNRAFNDYHLFDADYFRFKTMTLGYNVPKNVVSRLGISSLKVYLTGENLFTIRADKKMKDFDPEATSSTVRALGSKSLAFGVNVSF
- a CDS encoding RNA polymerase sigma-70 factor; this encodes MGPIDVHRIKEGDQEAFKRFFVHFYPKLMSLACRFVDDQAARDLVQDIFVFYWEQKQQIDVDNVQSYLFKVLQNRCLNYLKHQMVIEEYTAKIRIAEARIAFLNDRTDSNDVLKQIINWDLREQIEASVKKLPPKAAEVFRLCYYEDMPHKEIADKLKISVRTVASHIRTAVLFLREDLKDLLILYFVFFRIIN
- a CDS encoding FecR family protein, with the translated sequence MNEEILIRFLTHRCTPEEIEEVDRWIAANQANADWLFEMERIWSLKDQLRFSDKQEIEMAYARFMSGLQEKDIRMETVRKRPYLFWMKYAAAILLIGLLSTNLYFLLKEEPSSMNMVEVPNGQRVSLTLSDGTKVWLNSHSKFTYPARFSSKNRDVELEGEGFFEVAHNEKVPFVVHADLLQVKVLGTKFNVKVYNEEPSAITLAEGKVEVATNDNEHKVTLRPNEQVTYSRENGLAVNKSVNTSLVRSWTVGEAAYVNEQLIDIVTDLERRFNVHITVKDPELNTELFTCRFKETAKINQVLTLLKDTRKLDYKIQGDQIQIYKPLK
- a CDS encoding RagB/SusD family nutrient uptake outer membrane protein, which produces MKLHIKSLVLFCALTGVLISCDMEVVPPAEISAENFWQTEKDAWYALNGCYQSMPGLDIWDEMCTDNAHSHKPWEGNMEMVQQNGINTAATYGDYKFNAIRTANSYIARVDGCDMSEELKERTKAEARFFRAFAYLNLTQYFGKVAIVTDELPYDAPTVARNSVEEVRDFILTELAEAAAILPESYSGGFMNEAGRVTRYAALSLRARAALYFGNYAEAEKSAKAVMDSGKYSLFKLTSLSAAQEQEAKEMDLYIDFAGLGIDKDKYVKGMFSYEALWQGANATPANPEYVLTHEYMEDPYAYDQYRYTYFIPLSMSIQNGYSSFEPMQDLVDAYWNIDGKTLPEKISVDTRKANYDKIWNYAKNLSAGDYKAFATSSNLMTYDYMKEFKNRDSRLYVTLMFPFKGWHETAVGEFYYKWDPDVINKNGNESWTGFSYRKMVSWNPYVASPYGAAEDYPTIRYAEVLLTFAEAHLMTAGYDDQVRSALNQLRDRCGMPDVPVSLGTQEAIDFLRNERRVELAVEGHRYDDVRRYGSEYCNKYLNGPSTAPNGYVVINKKWDDRLMLMPIPTTAIDVNPLLKDDQNPGY